A window from Bacteroidia bacterium encodes these proteins:
- a CDS encoding alpha/beta hydrolase — MLAFHGFGGTHRDFEPFLPALTDYTVYSFDLWHHGESEYEGLPIEKHSFDTRMQAFLAKHKIFRFSLLGYSMGGRICLEMVEHFPGKIDEVWLFAPDGLRRNWLYRFSTRTLLGNYLFRRVNSNPGIFFRGAEFLAGLGLLDKKIKDFVVKQMGSKERREKVYNSWRTTSRLWPELKVVADHLVRYKIKISIVMGNKDKVIRKEWARKLTRYMPDSSGVVKVVEAGHKLQTEEVRKEIWGI; from the coding sequence ATGCTTGCTTTCCATGGGTTTGGAGGTACTCACCGCGATTTTGAGCCTTTTCTTCCTGCATTAACAGATTATACCGTTTATAGTTTTGACTTATGGCATCATGGAGAAAGCGAATATGAAGGATTGCCAATAGAAAAGCATAGTTTCGATACCAGGATGCAAGCTTTTTTAGCCAAACATAAAATATTTCGATTTTCGTTGCTGGGTTATAGCATGGGAGGCCGAATTTGTTTGGAGATGGTAGAGCATTTCCCTGGGAAAATTGATGAGGTTTGGCTATTTGCACCTGATGGATTAAGGCGTAATTGGTTGTATCGGTTTTCGACCCGTACTTTGTTGGGAAATTACTTATTTAGGAGAGTCAATTCCAATCCGGGGATTTTTTTTAGAGGCGCCGAATTTTTGGCCGGTTTAGGGTTATTGGACAAAAAAATTAAAGATTTCGTTGTAAAACAAATGGGTAGCAAGGAGCGGAGGGAGAAGGTATATAATTCATGGAGAACGACCTCCAGACTTTGGCCAGAATTAAAGGTGGTAGCGGACCATTTGGTAAGATATAAGATAAAAATTAGCATTGTTATGGGTAATAAGGATAAGGTCATTCGTAAGGAATGGGCCAGGAAATTAACCCGTTACATGCCTGATTCTAGTGGGGTTGTTAAGGTGGTAGAGGCAGGTCATAAGCTCCAAACGGAAGAAG